A stretch of the Geovibrio thiophilus genome encodes the following:
- a CDS encoding TolC family protein, with the protein MKLTAIAVTAALILTGLSASADTVDIDSLITKAFSGNTRLESMKYDVRASKSLESVAGSLPDPMVSLGYINEGTDRITIGDETAGMTRFTVMFSQMFPFPGKLKTQTEQAGFRTKTAEINRQNEKLSIIYNIKALYLDLYRIQESERLLDTKIGFLGLLESAAEARFRSAQGSSAEVLMFQREKYMAFEAKEMLEEQERMLKTSLAHITGQDSDVFGEFARLPELPLDKSISEIYILARNNSFTVKAMESEVREMEAEVRMKELEMYPDFTISAGYEPRFSEMDDVWTVGVSFNLPLYYKTKQKPAADSARAKKFKADTLLADMRHELRSMVTEFVASAEAAERIMEIYRGGVIERSRLLRDSALAGYRQGMMPASEVITAVSTSVDYEMKYLEQSALRQKKLSALNTLTGGTLYGTQIPE; encoded by the coding sequence ATGAAGCTTACAGCAATTGCCGTAACTGCGGCATTGATTTTAACAGGACTCAGTGCCTCCGCCGATACAGTGGACATTGACAGCCTTATAACCAAGGCGTTTTCAGGAAACACAAGGCTTGAATCCATGAAATATGACGTGAGAGCGTCAAAATCTCTCGAATCCGTGGCGGGCAGCCTGCCCGACCCGATGGTTAGCCTCGGCTACATAAACGAAGGCACGGACAGAATCACCATCGGCGACGAGACGGCGGGAATGACCCGTTTCACTGTGATGTTCAGCCAGATGTTCCCTTTTCCGGGGAAACTCAAAACACAGACCGAACAGGCAGGTTTCAGAACAAAAACCGCAGAGATAAACAGACAGAACGAAAAGCTCAGTATTATCTATAATATAAAAGCGCTTTATCTTGACCTTTACCGCATTCAGGAATCCGAAAGGCTTCTGGATACGAAGATTGGCTTCCTCGGGCTTCTGGAGTCTGCGGCGGAAGCAAGATTCCGCTCCGCTCAGGGCTCATCGGCAGAGGTGCTGATGTTTCAGCGCGAAAAATACATGGCATTTGAAGCAAAAGAGATGCTTGAGGAGCAGGAAAGGATGCTGAAAACCTCCCTCGCCCACATAACAGGACAGGATTCGGACGTTTTCGGCGAGTTCGCCCGCCTCCCCGAGCTACCCCTTGATAAAAGCATAAGCGAAATTTACATCCTCGCCCGAAACAACTCCTTCACTGTAAAAGCAATGGAGAGCGAAGTTCGTGAGATGGAAGCGGAGGTGAGGATGAAGGAGCTGGAGATGTATCCCGATTTCACCATATCCGCCGGCTACGAACCCAGATTCAGCGAAATGGACGATGTGTGGACTGTAGGCGTGAGCTTCAATCTCCCTCTTTACTATAAAACAAAGCAGAAGCCGGCTGCGGATTCCGCGCGGGCAAAGAAATTCAAGGCGGACACGCTCCTTGCCGACATGCGTCACGAGCTCAGAAGCATGGTGACTGAATTTGTCGCTTCCGCTGAGGCGGCTGAAAGAATAATGGAAATATACAGAGGCGGCGTAATTGAACGTTCCCGCCTTTTGAGGGATTCGGCTCTCGCCGGATACCGTCAGGGGATGATGCCCGCCTCTGAAGTTATCACTGCGGTGAGCACATCCGTTGATTACGAAATGAAATACCTTGAGCAGAGCGCCCTGAGACAAAAGAAGCTCAGCGCCCTTAATACACTGACCGGAGGAACGCTCTATGGCACGCAGATACCTGAATAA
- a CDS encoding efflux RND transporter periplasmic adaptor subunit produces the protein MARRYLNKTFLPLLASALLITPAAYADDFSMFEDAPSIQLSGELIQKLGVKPAKTEYRESVKTLKLPGIVQVDETSSFSVNSKFGGWIEKLYIDYKGRNVKKGERVAEIYSPEAVAAQEEYLAFLKHSANVSPSSGGAYGKVFSEDAKRLTESARQRLRYWDITEKQIQEIEKTGRVKKTVTLYSPASGYVTAKNVSEGMKTEPGMELFSAVSLANLWIIADVYEDELKYIRVGSKAKVTLSGVPNVVYELTADYIYPEVSQRTRTLKVRFLVNNSSGLLKPAMYTEILAKFPAGRVLAVPSDAVIDDGRRKIVFVSLGEGRFEPREILAGAQNEGFTEVRQGLSEGETVARGANFLLDSEAQLKGISPVKGF, from the coding sequence ATGGCACGCAGATACCTGAATAAAACATTTTTACCTCTATTAGCCTCGGCGCTCCTCATTACCCCCGCCGCGTATGCGGATGATTTCAGCATGTTTGAGGATGCCCCGTCCATTCAGCTTTCCGGCGAACTGATACAGAAGCTCGGCGTTAAGCCCGCAAAAACGGAATACAGAGAGTCGGTAAAAACGCTGAAACTCCCGGGCATAGTTCAGGTTGACGAAACATCTTCATTCTCCGTCAACAGCAAGTTCGGCGGATGGATCGAGAAGCTTTACATAGACTACAAGGGCAGAAATGTCAAAAAAGGCGAACGGGTCGCCGAAATATACAGTCCGGAAGCGGTAGCCGCTCAGGAAGAGTATCTGGCATTTCTCAAGCATTCGGCAAATGTCAGCCCGTCCTCCGGCGGAGCATACGGAAAAGTGTTCTCTGAGGACGCAAAACGTCTCACCGAAAGCGCCAGACAAAGGCTAAGATACTGGGACATCACGGAAAAGCAGATTCAGGAGATAGAGAAAACAGGCAGAGTGAAAAAAACTGTCACGCTATACAGCCCCGCCTCCGGATATGTCACGGCGAAAAACGTCAGCGAAGGGATGAAAACCGAGCCCGGCATGGAACTTTTCAGCGCTGTGAGCCTCGCTAACCTCTGGATCATAGCGGATGTGTATGAGGACGAACTGAAATATATAAGAGTCGGAAGCAAGGCGAAAGTGACACTGTCAGGGGTTCCGAACGTGGTTTATGAGCTCACGGCGGACTACATCTACCCCGAGGTTTCACAGAGAACCAGAACCCTTAAGGTGCGCTTTCTGGTAAACAACAGCAGCGGACTGCTGAAGCCCGCTATGTATACTGAGATTCTGGCTAAATTTCCGGCGGGCAGGGTTCTTGCGGTTCCGTCCGACGCTGTTATAGACGACGGCAGGCGGAAAATAGTCTTTGTCAGTCTCGGCGAAGGGCGTTTTGAACCCCGTGAGATACTCGCAGGCGCTCAGAATGAAGGCTTTACAGAGGTTCGTCAGGGCTTGTCCGAAGGAGAGACTGTGGCTAGGGGAGCAAACTTCCTGCTGGATTCCGAAGCGCAGCTTAAAGGCATCAGTCCCGTAAAGGGGTTCTGA
- a CDS encoding trans-sulfuration enzyme family protein: MKNLNIDTILAQAGSRRDPHTGAISTPIHQCATFRHPALGESTGFDYSRTANPTRQALETAMAELEGGARGLAFSSGMAAVDNVIRLLAPKDKVLITEDLYGGTYRIFRKVYAQYGIEAVYIDTSDTAAVETALEDAAVKMLFVEVPTNPMLRVADIKALGELANKKGVIYVVDNTFLSPCSLRPLELGADIVLHSATKYLGGHNDVVAGVLVTKTQELGERLFFFQNSVGSILAPNDAWLVLRGLKTLHLRIEKQSENAQKIAEFLNTHPKVKKVFYPGLKSHKGHDVQAKQAKCFGGMVSFEIDVPALVPQILKSVKVFHFAESLGGTESLVTFPAVQTHADIEPEIRERLGVTDRLLRLSIGVEHADDLIEDLRNAIENGEV, encoded by the coding sequence ATGAAAAATTTAAATATAGATACCATTCTCGCTCAGGCGGGCAGCAGAAGAGATCCGCACACAGGGGCAATCAGCACGCCTATCCACCAGTGCGCCACATTCCGCCATCCGGCTCTCGGGGAGAGCACAGGCTTTGACTACAGCAGAACGGCAAACCCCACCAGACAAGCACTCGAAACGGCAATGGCGGAGCTTGAGGGCGGAGCAAGAGGGCTCGCCTTCTCCTCAGGCATGGCTGCGGTGGATAACGTGATCCGCCTGCTTGCGCCGAAGGATAAGGTTCTGATAACCGAAGACCTTTACGGCGGAACATACCGCATTTTCCGGAAGGTGTACGCCCAGTACGGCATTGAGGCGGTGTACATCGACACGTCCGACACTGCGGCGGTTGAGACGGCGCTTGAGGACGCTGCGGTCAAGATGCTCTTTGTGGAAGTGCCCACCAATCCCATGCTGAGGGTGGCGGATATAAAAGCTCTCGGTGAGCTTGCAAACAAGAAAGGCGTAATATACGTTGTTGACAACACATTCCTCTCTCCCTGTTCACTCCGCCCCTTAGAGCTTGGGGCGGATATAGTTCTCCACAGCGCCACCAAGTATCTCGGCGGTCACAATGATGTGGTTGCGGGAGTGCTTGTGACGAAGACACAGGAGCTCGGGGAGAGGCTGTTCTTCTTCCAGAACTCCGTCGGCTCAATCCTTGCTCCGAATGACGCTTGGCTTGTGCTCAGAGGGCTTAAAACCCTGCATCTCCGCATCGAAAAGCAGTCGGAAAACGCGCAAAAAATCGCGGAATTTCTCAACACGCATCCGAAAGTGAAAAAGGTCTTTTACCCCGGGCTGAAAAGCCACAAAGGGCACGATGTTCAGGCTAAGCAGGCAAAATGCTTCGGCGGCATGGTATCATTTGAGATTGACGTTCCTGCTCTCGTGCCGCAGATTCTTAAAAGCGTAAAGGTATTCCACTTCGCCGAAAGCCTCGGCGGAACAGAATCGCTCGTCACCTTCCCCGCAGTCCAGACCCATGCGGACATAGAGCCGGAGATAAGGGAGCGCCTCGGAGTAACGGACAGGCTTCTCCGCCTCTCCATTGGTGTGGAGCATGCGGACGACCTCATAGAAGACCTCAGAAACGCAATCGAAAACGGAGAAGTATAA
- the cysK gene encoding cysteine synthase A: MGRIAETLTDLIGNTPLLAIGRAAQGAKGRIVAKLESFNPGGSVKDRIGFAMIKSAEDAGLINKDTVIIEPTSGNTGIALALVSAARGYRLILTMPETMSIERRALLKAYGAEIVLTPGPLGMKGAVAKAEELATETPNSFIPQQFNNPANPAIHRTTTAEEIWRDTDGKVDIIIGGVGTGGTITGVGQVLKQKKPSVQIIAVEPDESPVLSGGSPAPHKIQGIGAGFVPQVFDRTAVDEVFRVKSTEAFAASRLLAKEDGLLVGISSGAAFHAAKEIASRSENAGKLIVVVFPDTGERYLSTTLYADPEVTA, translated from the coding sequence ATGGGAAGAATAGCAGAAACACTCACTGACTTAATCGGCAACACCCCGCTGCTCGCCATCGGACGCGCGGCTCAGGGCGCAAAGGGCAGAATCGTGGCGAAGCTCGAATCATTCAACCCCGGCGGCAGTGTGAAGGACAGAATAGGGTTTGCGATGATCAAATCCGCAGAAGATGCGGGTCTCATCAATAAAGACACTGTCATCATAGAGCCCACAAGCGGCAACACTGGTATAGCCCTCGCACTGGTCAGCGCGGCAAGGGGCTACAGACTGATCCTCACTATGCCCGAAACAATGAGCATTGAGCGCCGCGCGCTCCTTAAAGCATACGGAGCGGAAATCGTACTCACCCCCGGACCCCTCGGCATGAAGGGCGCAGTGGCAAAGGCTGAGGAACTCGCTACGGAAACGCCCAACTCATTCATCCCTCAGCAGTTTAACAACCCCGCAAATCCCGCCATACACAGGACTACTACCGCGGAGGAGATCTGGCGTGACACAGACGGCAAGGTTGACATTATAATAGGCGGCGTGGGCACAGGCGGAACAATCACAGGCGTGGGGCAGGTTCTCAAGCAGAAGAAGCCCTCCGTTCAGATAATCGCCGTTGAGCCGGATGAGTCCCCCGTGCTTTCAGGTGGAAGCCCCGCACCCCATAAAATTCAGGGTATAGGAGCCGGCTTCGTGCCTCAGGTATTTGACAGAACGGCAGTGGATGAAGTATTCAGAGTCAAAAGCACTGAGGCATTTGCCGCTTCACGCCTCCTTGCCAAAGAGGACGGGCTTCTTGTGGGAATATCCTCCGGCGCCGCTTTCCACGCCGCCAAGGAAATAGCCTCCAGATCCGAAAACGCAGGGAAGCTCATCGTTGTCGTTTTCCCCGATACCGGAGAGCGCTACCTCTCCACAACACTTTACGCCGATCCCGAAGTCACGGCATAA
- a CDS encoding trans-sulfuration enzyme family protein, whose protein sequence is MTDKKAGRNTRLVHTGYDTDPHTGALSVPLIHASTFRQKSVTEFGEYDYSRSGNPTRETLEKIIADLEGGSHGYAFASGMAAISAALMIFSPGDHLVVCEDVYGGTWRVLTGLLSRFGIEATFADATDLSAFEKAIIPGKTKALYLETPSNPLMKITDLRAMSALAKKYDLITLVDNTFMSPYLQRPLELGCDIVLHSGTKFLNGHSDVLCGFAVTADKALGKRIKYIQNSVGAVLPPNDCWLVIRGLKTLGVRMEAGQKSAQAIAEALEKHPNVKQVLYPGLKKHKGYEINRAQSDGAGAVLSFELKSTELTHRLLKEMQYAAFAVSLGGVESIISYPPMMSHAAMPPAERAARGISDSLVRLSLGVEDTEDVLNDILRIIE, encoded by the coding sequence ATGACTGATAAAAAAGCTGGCAGAAACACCCGCCTTGTTCACACAGGCTATGACACAGACCCGCACACCGGCGCCCTTAGCGTCCCCCTCATACACGCCTCGACATTCAGGCAGAAATCCGTCACCGAGTTCGGCGAATATGATTACTCCCGCTCGGGCAACCCCACAAGAGAGACGCTGGAAAAAATCATAGCGGATCTCGAAGGCGGCTCACACGGATACGCCTTTGCCTCCGGCATGGCGGCAATCTCCGCGGCGCTTATGATATTCTCCCCCGGGGATCATCTTGTGGTCTGTGAGGATGTGTACGGCGGAACATGGCGTGTGCTCACTGGGCTGCTCTCCCGCTTCGGAATAGAGGCGACATTCGCCGATGCTACAGACCTGAGCGCGTTTGAAAAGGCGATAATCCCCGGCAAAACCAAGGCGCTGTACCTTGAAACACCCTCAAACCCGCTGATGAAAATCACCGATCTCAGGGCTATGAGCGCTCTGGCAAAGAAATATGACCTCATTACCTTGGTGGACAACACCTTTATGAGCCCATACCTCCAGCGCCCGCTGGAACTTGGGTGTGACATAGTGCTTCACAGCGGAACAAAGTTCCTCAACGGACACAGTGATGTTCTCTGCGGATTCGCCGTAACCGCTGACAAGGCGCTGGGAAAAAGGATAAAATACATACAGAACTCAGTGGGCGCTGTTCTCCCGCCTAACGACTGCTGGCTGGTTATCAGAGGGCTCAAGACACTCGGAGTGCGCATGGAAGCGGGGCAGAAATCGGCGCAGGCAATAGCCGAAGCTCTGGAGAAACATCCGAACGTAAAGCAGGTTCTCTATCCCGGACTGAAAAAACACAAGGGTTATGAAATAAACAGGGCGCAGAGTGACGGAGCGGGCGCTGTGCTCTCCTTTGAGCTTAAAAGCACCGAGCTCACCCACAGGCTGCTGAAGGAGATGCAGTACGCTGCATTCGCTGTGAGCCTCGGCGGAGTGGAAAGCATTATCTCATATCCTCCCATGATGTCCCATGCGGCTATGCCCCCTGCTGAGAGAGCCGCCAGAGGAATAAGTGATTCCCTCGTCCGCCTCTCTCTGGGAGTGGAGGACACGGAAGATGTGCTTAACGATATTTTAAGGATAATAGAATAG
- a CDS encoding FixH family protein, with amino-acid sequence MKKLILSMALMLILAVSAFAAPFEVTKQAGDFTVISSLDKNPPVKGKNAVSVVIKDKGGKAVQDGKVAVYYSMPAMPGMPAMDYKAMAEFKNGVYSAVLDLSMTGPWNVEVRFVAPPSKTMNKAAFTVDVR; translated from the coding sequence ATGAAAAAACTCATTTTATCTATGGCGCTCATGCTGATTCTCGCTGTTTCGGCATTTGCCGCACCCTTTGAGGTCACGAAACAGGCAGGTGACTTCACCGTTATATCCTCTCTGGATAAAAATCCCCCCGTTAAAGGCAAAAACGCTGTCTCTGTCGTAATCAAAGACAAGGGCGGCAAAGCTGTTCAGGACGGTAAAGTCGCAGTGTATTACTCCATGCCCGCTATGCCCGGCATGCCCGCCATGGACTACAAAGCAATGGCGGAATTCAAAAACGGCGTTTATTCAGCCGTTCTTGATCTCAGCATGACGGGTCCGTGGAACGTGGAAGTGCGCTTCGTTGCTCCCCCTTCAAAAACCATGAACAAAGCGGCTTTCACGGTAGACGTGAGATAA
- a CDS encoding flagellar hook-basal body complex protein, which produces MIQSLYSSSSALLAYSKAQDSTAHNIANVNTPAFQSFSQTFSELANQGGVKLNSVRTDEGTGYLIPTGNSLDFSINGNGYFKVTDAEGNESYTRRGDFSVDAAGDLVTKDGGIVAAGVADGGRLEIADNGEIFSDGAYKGRIEVVDKNGNPMPEDSYGIEQGTLEASDTDIAKEIVDSMVYLSSYKANIVTTQTADQMLGTIIDMMA; this is translated from the coding sequence ATGATACAGAGCCTCTACAGCTCCTCATCCGCATTGCTGGCTTATTCCAAAGCGCAGGACTCAACCGCGCACAATATAGCCAATGTCAATACGCCTGCGTTTCAGTCCTTTTCACAAACCTTTTCGGAGCTTGCTAATCAGGGCGGAGTGAAGCTGAATTCCGTCCGCACCGATGAAGGCACGGGCTACCTCATCCCCACCGGCAATTCCCTTGATTTCTCCATAAACGGAAACGGCTATTTCAAAGTGACTGATGCCGAAGGAAACGAGTCCTACACCAGACGCGGGGATTTTTCCGTGGACGCGGCAGGAGATCTCGTTACGAAGGATGGGGGCATTGTCGCCGCAGGCGTAGCAGACGGCGGACGGCTTGAAATCGCCGACAACGGCGAGATATTCTCTGACGGAGCCTACAAAGGGCGCATAGAGGTTGTGGACAAAAACGGCAACCCCATGCCCGAGGACTCATACGGCATAGAGCAGGGAACTCTTGAAGCCTCAGACACGGACATAGCCAAAGAGATTGTGGACAGCATGGTCTACCTCAGTTCATATAAGGCAAACATAGTCACCACACAAACCGCAGATCAGATGCTCGGAACCATCATCGACATGATGGCGTGA
- the cowN gene encoding N(2)-fixation sustaining protein CowN — protein sequence MCDCKKNINVDESYTSFKNINCFDNACAVVDNLLRVLKETDTGNAFWDKFISLIPEAYYARDPKLDSREVLLYIVCKNAPFIMDFFEEADDEEAIHAMTKCEQECC from the coding sequence GTGTGTGACTGCAAAAAGAATATTAATGTCGATGAAAGCTACACGAGCTTTAAAAATATAAACTGCTTCGACAACGCCTGCGCAGTGGTGGACAACCTGCTCCGTGTACTGAAAGAGACAGACACGGGCAACGCCTTCTGGGACAAGTTCATAAGCCTTATCCCCGAAGCATATTACGCCAGAGACCCCAAGCTGGATTCAAGAGAGGTGCTGCTCTACATAGTCTGCAAGAATGCCCCGTTCATCATGGACTTTTTTGAGGAAGCGGACGATGAGGAAGCGATCCACGCCATGACCAAGTGCGAGCAGGAGTGCTGCTGA
- a CDS encoding efflux RND transporter permease subunit, with the protein MIEKLIEYSARNKFVIILLTLMITGWGIWSVKKTPLDAIPDLSDVQVIIFTEWTGRSPDLVEDQITYPLVSSLLAAPKVKVVRGYSFFGFSYVYAIFEDDTDIYWARSRVSEYISKIRGQLPPDVNPSLGPDATGVGWIYQYALKDTAHKYNLAELRSLQDWYLKYAFEEVKGVAETASVGGHIKEYQINLDPDRLRAYGIPVTKITEAVRNSNRDVGGRSVEFSGRDFMIKGLGYISSTEDIKNTVVDFDERGVPVLIGDVASVETGPSMRRGIADLDGEGETVGGIIVMRYGENALEVIERVKAKAEELKKTLPEGVELVPVYDRSELIVNSIKTLRDKLIEEIIIVSLVCMVFLFHFRSAMVAIITLPVAIIMSFVMFRYLNLTSNVMSLGGIAIAIGAMVDAAIVMVENAHKQLEHNPEADRVETIINAAKKVGAPLFFSLLIITVSFLPVFTLESQEGRLFKPLAYTKTFAMMFAAFLSVTLVPALMVIFIKGKILAEDKNPVTKVLVFLYRPFVHLALKFRYAVIVLSIIAVGASYPIVKRLGSEFMPTLNEGTVFYMPTTLPGISAAEAAKSLQTQNRLIKSVPEVETVFGKAGNAMSATDPAGLSMAETVITLKPESEWREGMTWDKIIEELNTKVQVAGWVNSWTMPIKARIDMLSTGIKTPVGIKIYGADPVILQETGQKLEEVLKTVQATRSVYAERTDGGYYLYIEPDRFRLARHGLTIEDVNMVIESAIGGMPVTRTVEGRERYPVAVRYKKAFRSDIESIKNVLIPVGMGGAAAPASGGMGSEGEAGGRSGYVPLGEVADVYMKSGPDMLKNENGLLVSYIYVDIDAGTDVGSYVERAMKAVDGAVTVPQGYIMQWSGQYEYMMRVKEKLNIVVPLTLVLIFIILYLNFRSVTKTAIVMLSVPFALIGGFLYLYFLGYNLSVAVWVGLIALAGVAAETGVIMIVYLDEAYDERITAGKMNSLSDLREAVIYGAVQRVRPKIMTVATLIIGLIPIMWATGSGADVMKRIAAPMIGGMVTSTFLTLVIIPAVYYTWRQFGIKKSMNSVNKV; encoded by the coding sequence ATGATAGAAAAACTCATTGAATACTCGGCGAGAAACAAATTTGTCATAATCCTCCTCACGCTTATGATCACAGGCTGGGGGATATGGTCTGTTAAAAAGACCCCGCTGGACGCAATACCCGACCTGAGTGATGTTCAGGTGATCATCTTCACCGAGTGGACAGGCAGAAGCCCTGATCTGGTGGAGGATCAGATAACCTACCCTCTTGTGAGCAGCCTCCTTGCCGCTCCGAAGGTGAAGGTTGTGCGGGGTTATTCGTTCTTCGGGTTCTCGTATGTTTACGCAATCTTTGAGGATGACACGGACATATACTGGGCGAGAAGCCGTGTTTCCGAATACATAAGCAAAATAAGGGGTCAGCTTCCGCCGGACGTGAACCCCTCTCTGGGACCGGACGCCACGGGAGTGGGCTGGATATATCAGTACGCACTGAAAGACACTGCGCATAAGTACAACCTCGCGGAACTCCGTTCCCTTCAGGACTGGTACCTGAAATACGCCTTTGAAGAGGTTAAGGGTGTGGCGGAAACTGCCTCAGTGGGCGGACATATAAAGGAATACCAGATCAACCTCGATCCGGACAGGCTCAGGGCATACGGCATACCCGTGACGAAAATCACCGAAGCGGTAAGAAACAGCAACCGTGACGTGGGCGGGCGCTCCGTTGAGTTCAGCGGACGTGACTTCATGATAAAAGGGCTGGGCTACATCTCCTCAACGGAGGATATAAAGAATACAGTAGTCGATTTTGACGAACGGGGCGTGCCGGTTCTCATAGGTGATGTAGCCTCTGTTGAGACGGGTCCCTCCATGCGCAGAGGCATAGCTGATCTTGACGGCGAGGGTGAGACTGTGGGCGGCATCATAGTAATGCGCTACGGCGAAAACGCCCTTGAGGTTATAGAGAGAGTGAAGGCAAAGGCGGAGGAGCTTAAAAAAACTCTCCCCGAAGGCGTGGAGCTTGTGCCCGTGTATGACCGCTCGGAGCTTATCGTCAACTCTATCAAAACCCTGCGGGATAAGCTTATAGAGGAGATTATAATCGTCAGCCTTGTGTGCATGGTGTTCCTCTTCCACTTCCGTTCGGCTATGGTGGCGATCATCACCCTGCCGGTTGCCATTATTATGTCCTTCGTGATGTTCCGTTATCTCAACCTTACCTCAAACGTGATGTCTCTCGGCGGAATAGCGATCGCAATCGGCGCCATGGTGGACGCCGCCATTGTTATGGTGGAGAACGCCCACAAGCAGCTTGAGCACAACCCCGAAGCGGACAGAGTGGAAACTATAATAAACGCAGCCAAGAAAGTGGGCGCCCCTCTGTTCTTCTCACTGCTTATCATCACCGTCTCGTTCCTGCCTGTGTTCACTCTGGAATCTCAGGAGGGCAGGCTGTTCAAGCCGCTGGCATACACTAAAACCTTTGCGATGATGTTTGCCGCCTTCCTCTCGGTGACTCTGGTTCCGGCGCTGATGGTTATATTCATTAAGGGTAAAATTCTGGCGGAGGACAAAAACCCCGTTACGAAAGTTCTCGTGTTCCTTTACCGCCCCTTTGTGCATCTGGCGCTTAAGTTCAGGTATGCTGTGATTGTTCTGTCAATCATAGCCGTCGGCGCCTCATATCCGATCGTTAAAAGGCTCGGCTCGGAGTTCATGCCCACGCTGAACGAGGGCACGGTGTTCTACATGCCTACCACCCTGCCCGGCATATCCGCCGCGGAGGCGGCAAAAAGCCTCCAGACGCAGAACAGGCTGATAAAAAGCGTGCCTGAGGTGGAAACAGTCTTCGGCAAGGCAGGGAACGCCATGAGCGCCACTGACCCCGCAGGGCTCTCAATGGCTGAAACAGTGATAACTCTCAAGCCGGAAAGTGAATGGCGGGAAGGGATGACTTGGGACAAAATCATAGAGGAACTCAATACCAAGGTTCAGGTGGCGGGCTGGGTAAACTCATGGACAATGCCCATCAAGGCGAGAATCGACATGCTCTCCACGGGAATAAAAACCCCTGTGGGAATAAAGATATACGGCGCAGATCCGGTTATTTTGCAGGAGACGGGGCAGAAGCTTGAGGAAGTGCTGAAAACCGTTCAAGCCACAAGGAGCGTCTACGCCGAACGAACAGACGGCGGCTACTATCTCTACATAGAGCCGGACAGGTTCAGGCTGGCAAGGCACGGGCTCACAATTGAGGACGTGAACATGGTGATAGAATCCGCAATCGGCGGCATGCCCGTCACCAGAACAGTGGAAGGCAGGGAACGCTACCCCGTTGCCGTGCGCTACAAAAAAGCGTTCAGGTCGGACATTGAATCGATCAAAAACGTTCTGATCCCCGTGGGCATGGGCGGAGCTGCGGCTCCGGCATCCGGCGGCATGGGTTCAGAGGGTGAAGCCGGCGGCAGAAGCGGCTATGTTCCCCTCGGGGAAGTGGCGGACGTCTACATGAAATCAGGTCCCGACATGCTTAAGAATGAAAACGGACTCCTTGTTTCATATATATATGTCGACATTGACGCAGGCACGGATGTAGGCAGCTACGTTGAACGTGCCATGAAAGCGGTTGACGGAGCAGTCACTGTTCCGCAGGGCTATATCATGCAGTGGAGCGGTCAGTACGAATACATGATGCGTGTGAAGGAGAAGCTCAACATAGTGGTTCCTCTCACCCTCGTGCTGATATTCATCATTCTGTACCTGAACTTCCGCTCGGTAACCAAAACGGCGATAGTGATGCTCTCTGTGCCTTTCGCCCTGATAGGCGGCTTTCTGTACCTGTATTTCCTCGGCTATAACCTCTCCGTGGCGGTTTGGGTTGGGCTCATAGCCCTTGCCGGAGTGGCGGCGGAGACGGGCGTCATAATGATAGTCTATCTGGATGAGGCGTATGACGAACGCATAACGGCGGGAAAAATGAACAGTCTCTCAGACCTGCGGGAGGCGGTTATCTACGGAGCGGTGCAGAGAGTGCGCCCGAAGATAATGACCGTCGCCACGCTGATCATAGGGCTAATACCCATTATGTGGGCTACTGGCAGCGGGGCGGATGTTATGAAACGAATCGCAGCGCCTATGATAGGGGGCATGGTCACCTCAACCTTTCTCACTCTGGTTATAATCCCTGCCGTTTACTACACGTGGCGGCAGTTCGGAATAAAAAAGAGCATGAACTCCGTTAACAAAGTCTGA
- a CDS encoding CoA-binding protein — protein sequence MTNLTDDQLKSLLTGAKTVVIVGASNKPERASNGIMKFLMKNGYTVYPVNPVEKEVLGVPTYDSVAEVPVKPDIVDVFRRSDVAAEVVREAIGREAGLIWLQEDVITEEGKRMAEYANIPFVMDRCIFKEYLRLGITG from the coding sequence ATGACTAATTTAACCGATGACCAGTTAAAATCTCTCCTTACCGGAGCAAAGACCGTGGTCATAGTCGGCGCGTCTAACAAGCCGGAAAGAGCGAGCAACGGAATAATGAAATTTCTTATGAAAAACGGATATACAGTCTACCCCGTGAACCCCGTGGAGAAAGAGGTTCTGGGTGTGCCCACCTATGACAGCGTAGCGGAAGTTCCCGTTAAGCCTGATATTGTCGATGTTTTCCGCAGGAGTGACGTTGCCGCCGAAGTGGTGCGTGAGGCGATAGGCAGGGAAGCGGGGCTCATCTGGCTTCAGGAGGATGTGATCACGGAAGAAGGTAAGCGCATGGCGGAATACGCAAATATCCCGTTTGTAATGGACAGGTGCATCTTTAAGGAATACCTGAGACTGGGAATAACCGGATAA